A part of Cydia strobilella chromosome 15, ilCydStro3.1, whole genome shotgun sequence genomic DNA contains:
- the LOC134747830 gene encoding HMG box-containing protein 4-like isoform X3 yields the protein MALNKEKVNVFNNTSNSAEGDVSMDSVELVRRCSKENTPETSWDPSCYVSTLDRSKDEGDITTPFVSIMVTEASPSQSIENTSTQTDPCELAINCRVSDVSFSFSKDVNTQGSTSTSEENLRTKRLRRDSHDKDIIFRPWKRTKNTSSTRSPSLIKEDKTLRSTVSSSQLSSTSDASFKSLSSSQTFKVRKRKPMSESNLFKDALHKSRKNRSFNKSGNNTPGGSPRRERSHRRNAPKSWKFVDLCTWIGMKSYESITGMLREPARKHGSEREGREDTGIREEVRELRLYLKEVEGRQARLSWENDALREQLHKMNSKIELMEEKFRLQHQTPSRGPSAPPPPPPPPPPPPPPLPPTSGTKLGRSNTIPRCGSAPLRTSGPRLTITPEDIANVKLRKAKDHPVRTKPQNQPKQPLVTQNMLQTTRAKLSRSKRPAASTPNKILNDLEK from the exons ATGgctttaaataaagaaaaagtaaatGTTTTCAATAATACTTCAAACTCCGCTGAAGGGGACGTTTCGATGGATTCCGTCGAACTGGTGAGGAGATGTTCTAAAGAGAACACACCTGAGACTTCATGGGATCCAAGTTGTTATGTTTCAACTCTGGATAGGAGTAAAGACGAGGGAGATATAACCACGCCGTTCGTGAGTATTATGGTGACTGAAGCGTCCCCGTCGCAAAGTATCGAGAACACTTCCACGCAGACGGACCCTTGCGAACTGGCTATAAACTGCAGAGTTTCTGACGTGAGCTTTTCGTTCTCAAAAGATGTCAACACACAAGGTTCCACATCTACCTCTGAGGAAAACTTGCGAACAAAACGACTAAGACGCGATTCTCACGACAAAGACATAATTTTTAGACCTTGGAAACGAACAAAAAATACAAGTTCTACGCGATCGCCGAGTTTAATCAAAGAGGATAAAACACTCCGGTCCACAGTGTCATCGAGTCAACTATCTTCCACATCGGATGCCTCGTTTAAGTCATTGAGCAGTAGTCAAACCTTCAAAGTGAGGAAAAGAAAGCCAATGTCAGAGTCAAATTTGTTCAAAGACGCACTCCACAAGTCGAGGAAGAATAGAAGTTTTAACAAATCTGGAAACAACACCCCAG GAGGGTCGCCGAGGAGAGAGAGGAGTCACCGCCGAAACGCACCTAAGAGTTGGAAGTTTGTTGATCTTTGCACATGGATTGGCATGAAG AGTTACGAGTCCATAACGGGCATGCTCCGGGAACCTGCGAGAAAGCACGGATCAGAGCGAGAAGGACGGGAAGACACAGGCATTCGAGAGGAAGTGAGAGAGCTGCGACTGTACCTGAAAGAGGTTGAGGGACGGCAAGCGCGGCTGTCGTGGGAGAATGATGCGCTGCGGGAACAACTACACAAGATGAACTCCAAAATTGAACTGATGGAGGAGAAGTTCCG GTTGCAGCATCAGACACCGTCCCGTGGACCCTCCGCACCGcctccaccaccaccaccacctccACCACCGCCTCCCCCACTACCACCAACATCAGGAACAAAGCTCGGGCGTTCCAACACAATACCTAGATGTGGCTCCGCCCCGCTTAGGACGTCTGGGCCTAGGCTTACGATCACACCAGAGGATATAGCTAATGTTAAATTAAGGAAGGCGAAG GATCACCCAGTCCGCACCAAACCCCAAAACCAACCAAAGCAGCCACTGGTGACGCAGAACATGCTACAAACGACTCGTGCGAAGCTCAGCCGCTCAAAACGACCCGCGGCATCTACTCCCAACAAAATACTTAATGACCTAGAGAAGTAA
- the LOC134747830 gene encoding serine/arginine repetitive matrix protein 1-like isoform X1: MALNKEKVNVFNNTSNSAEGDVSMDSVELVRRCSKENTPETSWDPSCYVSTLDRSKDEGDITTPFVSIMVTEASPSQSIENTSTQTDPCELAINCRVSDVSFSFSKDVNTQGSTSTSEENLRTKRLRRDSHDKDIIFRPWKRTKNTSSTRSPSLIKEDKTLRSTVSSSQLSSTSDASFKSLSSSQTFKVRKRKPMSESNLFKDALHKSRKNRSFNKSGNNTPGGSPRRERSHRRNAPKSWKFVDLCTWIGMKSYESITGMLREPARKHGSEREGREDTGIREEVRELRLYLKEVEGRQARLSWENDALREQLHKMNSKIELMEEKFRLQHQTPSRGPSAPPPPPPPPPPPPPPLPPTSGTKLGRSNTIPRCGSAPLRTSGPRLTITPEDIANVKLRKAKDHPVRTKPQNQPKQPLVTQNMLQTTRAKLSRSKRPAASTPNKILNDLEKCLLQDTWVSSLHPRRSMRASSRSAEELRPRPYPTARTYAPRSPRSPRAPKSPRAISLPRGVLSPLKYQLTLPN, encoded by the exons ATGgctttaaataaagaaaaagtaaatGTTTTCAATAATACTTCAAACTCCGCTGAAGGGGACGTTTCGATGGATTCCGTCGAACTGGTGAGGAGATGTTCTAAAGAGAACACACCTGAGACTTCATGGGATCCAAGTTGTTATGTTTCAACTCTGGATAGGAGTAAAGACGAGGGAGATATAACCACGCCGTTCGTGAGTATTATGGTGACTGAAGCGTCCCCGTCGCAAAGTATCGAGAACACTTCCACGCAGACGGACCCTTGCGAACTGGCTATAAACTGCAGAGTTTCTGACGTGAGCTTTTCGTTCTCAAAAGATGTCAACACACAAGGTTCCACATCTACCTCTGAGGAAAACTTGCGAACAAAACGACTAAGACGCGATTCTCACGACAAAGACATAATTTTTAGACCTTGGAAACGAACAAAAAATACAAGTTCTACGCGATCGCCGAGTTTAATCAAAGAGGATAAAACACTCCGGTCCACAGTGTCATCGAGTCAACTATCTTCCACATCGGATGCCTCGTTTAAGTCATTGAGCAGTAGTCAAACCTTCAAAGTGAGGAAAAGAAAGCCAATGTCAGAGTCAAATTTGTTCAAAGACGCACTCCACAAGTCGAGGAAGAATAGAAGTTTTAACAAATCTGGAAACAACACCCCAG GAGGGTCGCCGAGGAGAGAGAGGAGTCACCGCCGAAACGCACCTAAGAGTTGGAAGTTTGTTGATCTTTGCACATGGATTGGCATGAAG AGTTACGAGTCCATAACGGGCATGCTCCGGGAACCTGCGAGAAAGCACGGATCAGAGCGAGAAGGACGGGAAGACACAGGCATTCGAGAGGAAGTGAGAGAGCTGCGACTGTACCTGAAAGAGGTTGAGGGACGGCAAGCGCGGCTGTCGTGGGAGAATGATGCGCTGCGGGAACAACTACACAAGATGAACTCCAAAATTGAACTGATGGAGGAGAAGTTCCG GTTGCAGCATCAGACACCGTCCCGTGGACCCTCCGCACCGcctccaccaccaccaccacctccACCACCGCCTCCCCCACTACCACCAACATCAGGAACAAAGCTCGGGCGTTCCAACACAATACCTAGATGTGGCTCCGCCCCGCTTAGGACGTCTGGGCCTAGGCTTACGATCACACCAGAGGATATAGCTAATGTTAAATTAAGGAAGGCGAAG GATCACCCAGTCCGCACCAAACCCCAAAACCAACCAAAGCAGCCACTGGTGACGCAGAACATGCTACAAACGACTCGTGCGAAGCTCAGCCGCTCAAAACGACCCGCGGCATCTACTCCCAACAAAATACTTAATGACCTAGAGAA ATGCCTCCTCCAAGACACGTGGGTATCCTCACTCCACCCACGGCGGTCGATGCGCGCGTCCTCTCGCAGCGCGGAGGAGCTGCGCCCGCGCCCCTACCCGACCGCGCGCACTTACGCCCCACGTTCCCCTCGCTCCCCCCGCGCCCCAAAGTCGCCACGGGCCATCTCGCTGCCTCGAGGAGTTTTATCTCCTCTTAAGTATCAGTTAACTTTACCGAACTAG
- the LOC134747868 gene encoding 23 kDa integral membrane protein-like, with protein MGCGEFLVKYILFFANLFFALSGLALLGIGVAVQLKVTAITSLIDGWYEFGPIATMVVGSVVFFIAFLGCCGAIRESNCMLVTYSIFMIVLMVVKIALATIMFVNADSLATSVKNEFNNAFLNNQTEFHKIETALSCCGTEGGQSYGVNIVSLPPSCCAEGAVTCTLLNSYPGCNSRAEDFISTFSTAIGAVCIVVAALELVSVVFGLCLANHVRNRDRRTRY; from the exons atgggGTGTGGTGAATTTCTAGTCAAATACATCTTATTTTTTGCCAACTTGTTCTTTGCG TTATCAGGCCTCGCGCTCCTGGGTATCGGAGTAGCCGTCCAGCTGAAGGTCACAGCGATAACCAGCCTCATCGATGGGTGGTATGAGTTCGGACCCATCGCCACCATGGTGGTGGGATCCGTGGTGTTTTTCATCGCCTTCCTTGGATGCTGCGGTGCTATTAGGGAGAGCAACTGCATGTTGGTCACT TACTCAATCTTCATGATCGTGCTGATGGTGGTGAAGATAGCTCTGGCGACGATAATGTTCGTGAACGCGGACTCTTTGGCTACCAGTGTCAAGAATGAGTTCAACAACGCCTTCCTTAACAACCAGACGGAGTTCCACAAGATCGAAACGGCG CTGAGTTGCTGCGGTACCGAAGGCGGACAGTCCTACGGGGTGAACATCGTGTCTCTGCCACCGAGCTGCTGCGCCGAGGGCGCTGTCACCTGTACTCTGCTCAACTCGTATCCTGGATGCAACTCGCGCGCCGAGGACTTCATCTCCACCTTCAGCACGGCGATTGGTGCTGTTTGCATTGTCGTCGCCGCTTTGGAG CTGGTGTCGGTGGTGTTTGGCCTCTGCCTCGCGAACCACGTGCGAAACAGGGACAGAAGAACACGTTACTAA
- the LOC134747830 gene encoding serine/arginine repetitive matrix protein 1-like isoform X2, whose protein sequence is MALNKEKVNVFNNTSNSAEGDVSMDSVELVRRCSKENTPETSWDPSCYVSTLDRSKDEGDITTPFVSIMVTEASPSQSIENTSTQTDPCELAINCRVSDVSFSFSKDVNTQGSTSTSEENLRTKRLRRDSHDKDIIFRPWKRTKNTSSTRSPSLIKEDKTLRSTVSSSQLSSTSDASFKSLSSSQTFKVRKRKPMSESNLFKDALHKSRKNRSFNKSGNNTPGGSPRRERSHRRNAPKSWKFVDLCTWIGMKSYESITGMLREPARKHGSEREGREDTGIREEVRELRLYLKEVEGRQARLSWENDALREQLHKMNSKIEEMEEKFRLQHQTPSRGPSAPPPPPPPPPPPPPPLPPTSGTKLGRSNTIPRCGSAPLRTSGPRLTITPEDIANVKLRKAKDHPVRTKPQNQPKQPLVTQNMLQTTRAKLSRSKRPAASTPNKILNDLEKCLLQDTWVSSLHPRRSMRASSRSAEELRPRPYPTARTYAPRSPRSPRAPKSPRAISLPRGVLSPLKYQLTLPN, encoded by the exons ATGgctttaaataaagaaaaagtaaatGTTTTCAATAATACTTCAAACTCCGCTGAAGGGGACGTTTCGATGGATTCCGTCGAACTGGTGAGGAGATGTTCTAAAGAGAACACACCTGAGACTTCATGGGATCCAAGTTGTTATGTTTCAACTCTGGATAGGAGTAAAGACGAGGGAGATATAACCACGCCGTTCGTGAGTATTATGGTGACTGAAGCGTCCCCGTCGCAAAGTATCGAGAACACTTCCACGCAGACGGACCCTTGCGAACTGGCTATAAACTGCAGAGTTTCTGACGTGAGCTTTTCGTTCTCAAAAGATGTCAACACACAAGGTTCCACATCTACCTCTGAGGAAAACTTGCGAACAAAACGACTAAGACGCGATTCTCACGACAAAGACATAATTTTTAGACCTTGGAAACGAACAAAAAATACAAGTTCTACGCGATCGCCGAGTTTAATCAAAGAGGATAAAACACTCCGGTCCACAGTGTCATCGAGTCAACTATCTTCCACATCGGATGCCTCGTTTAAGTCATTGAGCAGTAGTCAAACCTTCAAAGTGAGGAAAAGAAAGCCAATGTCAGAGTCAAATTTGTTCAAAGACGCACTCCACAAGTCGAGGAAGAATAGAAGTTTTAACAAATCTGGAAACAACACCCCAG GAGGGTCGCCGAGGAGAGAGAGGAGTCACCGCCGAAACGCACCTAAGAGTTGGAAGTTTGTTGATCTTTGCACATGGATTGGCATGAAG AGTTACGAGTCCATAACGGGCATGCTCCGGGAACCTGCGAGAAAGCACGGATCAGAGCGAGAAGGACGGGAAGACACAGGCATTCGAGAGGAAGTGAGAGAGCTGCGACTGTACCTGAAAGAGGTTGAGGGACGGCAAGCGCGGCTGTCGTGGGAGAATGATGCGCTGCGGGAACAACTACACAAGATG AACTCCAAGATTGAGGAGATGGAGGAGAAATTCAG GTTGCAGCATCAGACACCGTCCCGTGGACCCTCCGCACCGcctccaccaccaccaccacctccACCACCGCCTCCCCCACTACCACCAACATCAGGAACAAAGCTCGGGCGTTCCAACACAATACCTAGATGTGGCTCCGCCCCGCTTAGGACGTCTGGGCCTAGGCTTACGATCACACCAGAGGATATAGCTAATGTTAAATTAAGGAAGGCGAAG GATCACCCAGTCCGCACCAAACCCCAAAACCAACCAAAGCAGCCACTGGTGACGCAGAACATGCTACAAACGACTCGTGCGAAGCTCAGCCGCTCAAAACGACCCGCGGCATCTACTCCCAACAAAATACTTAATGACCTAGAGAA ATGCCTCCTCCAAGACACGTGGGTATCCTCACTCCACCCACGGCGGTCGATGCGCGCGTCCTCTCGCAGCGCGGAGGAGCTGCGCCCGCGCCCCTACCCGACCGCGCGCACTTACGCCCCACGTTCCCCTCGCTCCCCCCGCGCCCCAAAGTCGCCACGGGCCATCTCGCTGCCTCGAGGAGTTTTATCTCCTCTTAAGTATCAGTTAACTTTACCGAACTAG
- the LOC134747683 gene encoding beta-1,4-galactosyltransferase 2, with the protein MRQVFKKKVLYSGVVVIVLIVFLHPDMCGHRTYKYIEKDDILDNLYYGTADNFSSNALSDCEYRDILFDETTLSPGIKDGDLVEGDRIKEGGEYAPLDCKPKFSTAIVIPYRDRAEQLRGFLIYMHMFLRRQLIHYRIFVVEQVDSRPFNRAKLMNVGAVVAARAGFPCLVLHDVDLLPLRPANIYACTKNPRHLSSSIDTFRFVLPYLGLFGGAIAITTKQYLEINGMSNQYYGWGGEDDDLYIRLEAHGLKRCRFEPGTSRYHMLSHRHEPRTNTQKVTKLLKNAKDRLKEDGLNSLQYTEVATVLHPLFTHIMVDL; encoded by the exons ATGCGGCAAGTTTTTAAGAAGAAAGTATTATACTCTGGTGTGGTAGTTATAGTTTTGATTGTATTCCTGCATCCAGATATGTGTGGTCATCGGACGTACAAATATATAGAAAAGGACGATATATTAGATAATTTGTATTACGGGACTGCAGATAATTTTAGTAGTAATGCGTTAAGTGACTGCGAGTACCGTGATATATTGTTTGACGAGACTACGTTGTCGCCGGGCATCAAGGATGGGGATTTGGTCGAGGGTGATCGGATTAAGGAAGGAGGGGAGTACGCACCGCTTGATTGCAAACCTAAGTTCAGTACCGCGATCGTGATACCTTATAG AGACAGAGCTGAACAACTGCGAGGATTCCTCATCTACATGCACATGTTCCTGAGACGTCAGCTGATCCATTACCGCATCTTTGTGGTAGAACAG GTGGACTCTCGGCCCTTCAACCGAGCAAAGCTGATGAACGTAGGCGCGGTGGTCGCCGCCCGCGCCGGCTTCCCTTGCCTCGTCCTACATGACGTCGATCTATTACCGCTACGACCGGCGAATATTTATGCCTGCACTAAAAACCCCAGGCATCTGTCCTCGAGTATCGACACGTTTAG ATTCGTCCTACCATACCTTGGCCTTTTCGGTGGCGCCATAGCGATAACAACCAAACAGTACTTAGAGATAAACGGCATGAGCAACCAGTACTACGGCTGGGGCGGGGAGGACGACGACCTGTATATACGTCTGGAGGCGCACGGGTTGAAACGGTGCCggttcgaacccgggaccagtCGGTACCACATGCTGTCGCACCGCCACGAGCCCCGGACTAATAC tcaGAAGGTAACCAAGTTATTAAAAAACGCAAAAGACAGACTAAAAGAGGACGGGCTGAACTCCCTCCAGTATACAGAAGTAGCAACAGTACTCCACCCTCTATTTACTCATATCATGGTTGATCTTTAG